GCCCCGCCCGCGGCGGACCCGCAGCCTCTCGAGCAGCGCCTCCCGGACGGCCGGGTCGGCGAGGAGCCCATGCACGACCGTGCCGCAGATCAGCCCGTCGGGCGAGGCGGCCCCGCCGGGCTCGTCGCAGCGCCGGCCGGCCCGCTCGACGATGCGCACCCACGCGGGACCCGCCGCGCTGCTGCGGCCCATGCGAATTTCGTAGCCCGGCACCTCGAGCGGCGGCCACGCGCCGAGGAGTCCGCCCCGATGCGGGAGTGCGGCGGCGAGCCGCACTCGAACGCGCGCGGTCCGCTTCGCGCGGCCGAAGGTGGTCACGATCGGCAGCCACCCGAGCCCCTCCACCGATCGCCGGGGCGATTCGACGCCGTGGGGATCGTCGATCCGCCGGCCGAGCATCTGATAGCCGCCGCAGATGCCGAGCACCGGCGTATGCTCGGAGAGGGCCCCGCGCAGGGCGTCGGCGAGACCCGACCGCCGCAATACGTCCAGGTCGGCGACCGTCGACTTGCTGCCGGGCAAGATGACGAGGTCCGGCCGGCCGAGGCGCTGTCCCGGCCGCACGTACCGGACACGCACGCCCGGCTCCTGCTCGAGGCCGTCGAATTCGTCGAAATTGGAAATGTAGGGGAGCTGCACGACGGCGATGTCGAGCCGCGGCGCGTCGTCGCGCGACCGTCCACGATCGAGCGCGACGCCGTCTTCCTCGGGCACCTGCCACGCCGGTGCGTACGGAATGACGCCGAGCACCGGGCGCCGCGTGCGCGCTTCGAGGTCGCGTAGGCCCGGACGCAGCCCCGCCGGGTCGCCCCGGAATTTGTTGATCACGAACCCGCGAACGAGCGCCCGCTCCGTGCGGTCGAGCAACGCC
This is a stretch of genomic DNA from bacterium. It encodes these proteins:
- a CDS encoding cobyric acid synthase; this translates as MTHRARVLMIQGTASHAGKSTVVAALCRVFARDGLRVAPFKAQNISLNAAVTPGGGEIGVAQAVQARAAGIEPAVEMNPVLVKPAPAGRTQVVVLGRAAPSPPPRPALWRAIARSLDTLRARCDLVIAEGAGSPAEVNLRRSDVANMRVARYADAPVLLVGDIDRGGVFASLVGTMALLDRTERALVRGFVINKFRGDPAGLRPGLRDLEARTRRPVLGVIPYAPAWQVPEEDGVALDRGRSRDDAPRLDIAVVQLPYISNFDEFDGLEQEPGVRVRYVRPGQRLGRPDLVILPGSKSTVADLDVLRRSGLADALRGALSEHTPVLGICGGYQMLGRRIDDPHGVESPRRSVEGLGWLPIVTTFGRAKRTARVRVRLAAALPHRGGLLGAWPPLEVPGYEIRMGRSSAAGPAWVRIVERAGRRCDEPGGAASPDGLICGTVVHGLLADPAVREALLERLRVRRGRG